The Catenuloplanes niger genome includes a window with the following:
- a CDS encoding cell division protein FtsK: MADAPVVDLDAARVRRNRSTADTHFDAALDETPQPGGMPVEPRAARSGRLPIVPVDWSTWPNIKHSLKQTAALTSYRVGFHALRSPLYLVKALFWAVVGVFRLVGRQIKWWWVSEQYGLRQAAADANDPQMWLKLHREVKATRAWRGAVLIAELLAGAIGGPLFYAAAPWWALGAVGAGGVVFLAHLGRPQDRPIVTPATVTGRYRRINPDIILRAYYAAGLGHPDRTNQQISFGSTMARDASGTGSQVDIDLPYGKTFDDAVKAKGSIASGLDVSINQVFLTRDTTSHRRHRLFVADRDPLAIAAGRTPLLDGKPRDIWTDAPIGLDERGRKVGLLLMWIAVLVGAQPRKGKTYFARALALFAALDPYVRLTVVDGKLSPDWDKFRLVAHRMVFGTVPNHRDNDPITHLLEALREIKKHIESVNEFLSKLPTAECPDGKLTRELSRKYKQLRVWVLVMEEFQVYYETDDQAVNKEIAALLSYIMAVGPSAGVVILSSTQKPSGIGAGDVQRLFNRYRDNHTVRFALKCGNRDVSMALLGSDAYSEGFDASALPSGAQYRGVGILYGAADETPTVRSYLADAEDAEKILTAARRHREAAGTLTGDAAGESIAREVRDVLADVRSVFLPGENGLHWPTIAGRMAERMPEHYADITADAISAQLREHVPSVNVKIRGEVLKGARVTDLDAAIERRKSA, translated from the coding sequence ATGGCGGATGCCCCGGTGGTCGACCTGGACGCGGCGCGTGTACGCCGCAACCGCTCAACAGCAGACACCCACTTCGACGCGGCGCTCGACGAGACGCCGCAGCCTGGCGGCATGCCGGTGGAGCCGCGGGCCGCGCGATCGGGGCGGCTGCCGATCGTGCCGGTGGACTGGTCGACCTGGCCGAACATCAAGCACAGCCTCAAGCAGACGGCCGCGCTCACGTCGTACCGTGTCGGCTTTCATGCCCTTCGCTCTCCGCTGTATCTGGTGAAAGCGCTGTTCTGGGCGGTGGTCGGGGTGTTCCGGCTGGTCGGCCGTCAGATCAAGTGGTGGTGGGTGTCGGAGCAGTACGGGCTTCGGCAGGCTGCCGCGGACGCGAACGATCCGCAGATGTGGTTGAAGCTGCATCGGGAGGTCAAGGCCACCCGCGCGTGGCGGGGTGCGGTCCTGATCGCGGAACTGCTGGCCGGCGCGATCGGTGGGCCGCTGTTCTACGCTGCTGCGCCGTGGTGGGCACTCGGCGCGGTCGGCGCCGGAGGAGTGGTGTTCCTGGCGCACCTCGGGCGCCCACAGGATCGGCCGATCGTGACGCCGGCGACGGTGACCGGACGGTACCGGCGGATCAACCCGGACATCATCCTGCGCGCCTACTACGCCGCGGGTCTCGGGCATCCGGATCGGACCAATCAGCAGATCAGCTTCGGGTCGACGATGGCGCGGGACGCGTCCGGGACAGGATCTCAGGTCGACATCGATCTGCCGTACGGGAAGACGTTCGACGACGCGGTGAAGGCGAAAGGGTCGATCGCGTCCGGGCTGGATGTGTCGATCAACCAGGTCTTTCTTACCCGGGACACCACGTCGCACCGGCGGCATCGGCTGTTCGTGGCCGATCGTGACCCGCTCGCCATCGCGGCCGGCCGGACGCCGCTGCTGGACGGCAAGCCGCGCGACATCTGGACCGACGCACCAATCGGGCTGGATGAGCGGGGGCGCAAAGTGGGGCTGCTGCTGATGTGGATCGCGGTGCTGGTCGGGGCGCAGCCGCGGAAGGGCAAGACGTACTTCGCGCGTGCTCTGGCGCTGTTTGCGGCGCTCGATCCGTACGTGCGCCTCACGGTGGTGGACGGGAAGCTGTCGCCGGACTGGGACAAGTTCCGGCTGGTCGCGCACCGGATGGTGTTCGGGACCGTGCCGAACCACCGGGACAACGACCCGATCACGCACCTTCTTGAGGCGCTACGGGAGATCAAGAAGCACATCGAGTCGGTGAACGAGTTCCTGTCGAAGCTGCCCACGGCGGAGTGCCCGGACGGGAAGCTCACGCGGGAGCTGTCCCGGAAGTACAAGCAGCTTCGGGTGTGGGTGCTGGTCATGGAGGAGTTCCAGGTCTACTACGAGACCGACGACCAGGCGGTGAACAAGGAGATCGCGGCGCTGCTGTCGTACATCATGGCGGTCGGGCCGTCCGCGGGCGTGGTCATCCTGTCCAGCACGCAGAAGCCGTCCGGGATCGGGGCCGGGGATGTGCAGCGGCTGTTCAACCGGTACCGGGACAACCACACGGTGCGGTTCGCGCTCAAGTGCGGCAACCGGGATGTGTCCATGGCGCTGCTCGGCTCGGACGCCTACAGCGAAGGGTTCGACGCGTCCGCGCTGCCGTCCGGTGCGCAGTACCGGGGCGTCGGCATCCTTTACGGTGCGGCGGACGAGACGCCCACGGTCCGCTCCTACCTCGCGGATGCCGAGGACGCGGAGAAGATCCTCACGGCCGCGCGGCGGCACCGGGAGGCAGCCGGCACGCTCACCGGGGACGCAGCCGGCGAGTCCATCGCTCGTGAGGTGCGGGATGTGCTGGCCGATGTCCGGTCGGTGTTCCTGCCGGGGGAGAACGGGCTGCACTGGCCGACGATCGCCGGCCGGATGGCGGAGCGAATGCCGGAGCACTACGCGGACATCACGGCCGACGCGATCTCAGCCCAGCTCCGCGAGCATGTACCGAGCGTGAACGTCAAAATCCGCGGCGAGGTGCTGAAAGGTGCCCGCGTGACTGACCTGGATGCCGCGATCGAGCGGCGTAAGAGCGCCTAG